Proteins from a genomic interval of Orbaceae bacterium lpD02:
- a CDS encoding spore coat U domain-containing protein: MTQNSIIFCAKNYLPLLALLILAMPVLGANNCQLSSSASGCPILVQATILKGCQISGSTPSHLGYLDFGTWPTLSDKTVTTSLTFNSSIKLDCTPNTTLTISVDQGKNNNSGYNMVNSQGNLLSYQLYSDNGLTKPFNAGQPISLLLSNTSNNVALPIYGLVKLTKNLPPGNYNDTLTINISW, from the coding sequence ATGACGCAAAACAGTATCATATTTTGTGCAAAAAATTACCTTCCATTACTGGCATTGCTTATTCTTGCAATGCCAGTACTTGGTGCTAATAATTGCCAATTAAGTAGTTCAGCAAGTGGTTGCCCAATATTAGTTCAAGCTACGATTTTAAAAGGTTGTCAAATTTCTGGCTCCACGCCATCACATTTAGGCTATCTGGATTTTGGTACCTGGCCCACTTTATCAGATAAAACAGTCACAACCTCATTAACGTTTAATTCATCGATTAAATTAGACTGCACCCCAAATACCACACTGACCATTAGCGTTGACCAAGGGAAAAATAATAATAGTGGCTATAATATGGTAAACTCACAAGGTAATCTGCTTTCTTATCAGCTATATTCAGACAATGGTTTAACTAAACCCTTTAACGCTGGACAACCAATCTCATTATTACTTTCTAATACCAGCAATAATGTTGCCTTGCCAATCTATGGTCTAGTCAAATTGACCAAGAATCTTCCCCCTGGTAATTACAATGACACATTAACAATTAATATTTCTTGGTGA
- a CDS encoding molecular chaperone — MSSNVSLTIYNLKLWTTPLNLLFVFFTVFFSLLANASIVIWPTNLVIENSAKTTILHLENRDHQPIVLQARVYQWKQVNGEEQLVQQQNIVASPPIMTIEANSQQIVRIINKQKPLVNEELTYRLIVDEIPTKDKNQQGVSFQMRYSLPIFVYGENLQHDSVIDNMQKFLSWRWIENGNKKWLELNNQGITHVHLSSIDLQQKMSNQLSSYVLPHSVIRIAINNKQIKKPQKITAVINGTKSTTIINNEF; from the coding sequence ATGTCGAGTAATGTTTCACTTACCATATATAACCTAAAATTATGGACTACCCCACTTAATTTACTGTTTGTTTTCTTCACTGTTTTTTTTTCCTTACTTGCAAATGCTTCAATCGTGATCTGGCCAACTAATTTGGTTATCGAAAATAGTGCTAAAACAACTATTTTGCATCTAGAAAATAGAGATCACCAACCGATCGTTCTGCAGGCACGGGTTTATCAATGGAAACAAGTCAATGGTGAAGAACAGCTAGTACAGCAACAAAATATAGTTGCAAGCCCGCCAATAATGACCATTGAAGCCAATAGCCAACAAATTGTAAGAATAATTAATAAACAAAAGCCATTAGTCAATGAGGAATTAACTTATCGTCTGATAGTAGATGAAATTCCAACCAAGGATAAAAACCAACAAGGCGTTAGCTTTCAAATGCGTTACTCTTTACCGATATTTGTGTATGGAGAAAATTTACAACACGATTCGGTTATAGATAACATGCAAAAATTTTTAAGTTGGCGTTGGATTGAAAATGGTAATAAAAAGTGGTTAGAACTCAATAATCAAGGCATCACTCACGTTCATTTATCAAGTATTGACCTGCAACAAAAAATGAGTAATCAGCTATCTAGCTATGTATTACCTCACTCCGTCATACGTATTGCTATTAATAATAAACAGATTAAAAAACCACAAAAAATTACAGCCGTAATCAATGGTACAAAAAGTACGACCATAATTAATAATGAATTTTAA